ATAGCGTTCAAAACTTACTGAACCTTCATTTTTCTTGTTTGTTAAAGTTTAACTGAAATATTAGAAATCTGTCCACATTATAATAGAGGTTAAATGCCAACCACAAGCACAGGGCAGGGAGCCTCTTGAATGACCTTTTCAATTGTATTGCCGCCGAAGATTTTTAACAGCGGATTTTTCTTTTTCTGAGCACCGAGAATAATGAGGTCGCATCTTTCCTCTTCAGCAACTTCAATTATCTTCTCATGGGTCTTGCCTTCTTCAAGCCTCGTTTTGATTAGCGTCCTTTCAGCCTCCGCAATATCCTGAAACTCTGATATTACTCTCTCACCCCCGCTGTCAAGGACATCTCCGATATTCTTGATGCCGGTAAGGTTAAGGTCTCCCTCATTCGGAGGGATGACTTTAACGACTGTCACCCAGCATTGCTCGTCTCCGGCAAGCTTCAGCCCCTCGGCAAGAACATTCTTCGATCCGTTTACCGCTATCAGTATTTTTCTATACCCTTTCATGTGCTCACCTCACCACAAGCACGGGACATTTGGCATTCATAATTACCCTCTCTGTTGTGCTTCCCATAATTGCCTTATTAACACCTTTCCATCCATAAGTCCCCATTACTATCAAGTCATTTTTCAGTCCATTTGCGGTCTCTATAATTTCGTCCCCTGCGTGTCCATCCTGAATGGTAACTGCTATGGATACTCCATGAGATAAAGCAATTTTTTTAGCTTCATCCATAATCTTCTCCGCCTCCTTGAAAAGGCTCTGTTTTATGGATTCGGTCCTGAAGAATCCTATCATTTCCTCATAACGAGGAATAACATACAGCACTGTTATATCTGCACCGTCAACCTTCGATAATTGACAGGCACGACCGAGTGCCTTTTTGCTGAATTCGGAGCCGTCAAAAGGTACGAGAATTGATTTGTAGATGCCTGTACATTCTGTGCATGGTTTCTTCACCACCAAGACATCAACTTTTGAATTTACTATCACACGGGAGGTCACACTCCCCATAAGCAGCCTGTTGAGTCCACGCCTGCCGTATGTCCCCATAACGATGAGGTCTGCGTTCTTCCCTTCAGCAACATCCAGAATAACCGCCGGCGGTTCTCCTTCGCAGAGGAGCGAAGTAGCTTCGATGCCGAACTCCGAGACTATTTTCTCCTTTGTCTCCTGACAGAGTTTTCCGCCGATTTTCAGGCGCTTCTCCTGCTGTTCCGGCGCAATGCTGAATTCCTCGGTATCGAAGAAGACAGCGTGGGCAAGGAATAGTTTTCCGCCGTGTCTTCTAACCCAATTGGCAGCTTCAATTAACGCTGCCTTGCTGTATTTCGAATCGTCATAGCCGACTAATAGTGTTTTATACATGATTAATGCGCACCTCCGCCTTTTCTGAAGACCATGCCAACGCCGAAGCCTGCTCCAAGAGCGATAACGATGGATATTATTCCATACACAGCTCCGTTGTTAGCTGCCATGCCTGAAAGCATCTTCACAATGCCTCCCTGCTCTACAATGACCTTTGTCTCAGCCTTTTCTACAACCTTATGATCCTTAACAGCATAGACGGTAACAAGATATTCTCCGGGAGGGGCCTGATATGGCCAGTCGGTCTTTATGTAATAGGTCTGTTTGTCGGTTTGATTCGTCGTGTTTATTTGTCCTGAAGAACTCGCATACAGCTTTGATTCTTCCTTGTACCGTATGAACTCACTGAACCATTTTGTTCTTTCTTCATCATTTGAAACGGGGATTATTTCAATGTGCTTGTTCAGTGCGGGATAGCCTATGACAAATTTATCCATCTCTTCCCGACTCAGGATGTCCTCGATCTTCCGCGTGCTGTGAATGGAATAGAGGTTCGGC
The sequence above is a segment of the Nitrospirota bacterium genome. Coding sequences within it:
- a CDS encoding universal stress protein translates to MKGYRKILIAVNGSKNVLAEGLKLAGDEQCWVTVVKVIPPNEGDLNLTGIKNIGDVLDSGGERVISEFQDIAEAERTLIKTRLEEGKTHEKIIEVAEEERCDLIILGAQKKKNPLLKIFGGNTIEKVIQEAPCPVLVVGI
- a CDS encoding universal stress protein yields the protein MYKTLLVGYDDSKYSKAALIEAANWVRRHGGKLFLAHAVFFDTEEFSIAPEQQEKRLKIGGKLCQETKEKIVSEFGIEATSLLCEGEPPAVILDVAEGKNADLIVMGTYGRRGLNRLLMGSVTSRVIVNSKVDVLVVKKPCTECTGIYKSILVPFDGSEFSKKALGRACQLSKVDGADITVLYVIPRYEEMIGFFRTESIKQSLFKEAEKIMDEAKKIALSHGVSIAVTIQDGHAGDEIIETANGLKNDLIVMGTYGWKGVNKAIMGSTTERVIMNAKCPVLVVR
- a CDS encoding TIGR02186 family protein codes for the protein MKAVSSQQSTVNSHKTEYRLRLLLVFVLISMLSALCPLLFADDASAELTISANHDHITIDFFYHGSTVSVSGTSDAGTDLIIKITAPDSHEALKQKGKAAGFLWMNLGTLKFENAPNLYSIHSTRKIEDILSREEMDKFVIGYPALNKHIEIIPVSNDEERTKWFSEFIRYKEESKLYASSSGQINTTNQTDKQTYYIKTDWPYQAPPGEYLVTVYAVKDHKVVEKAETKVIVEQGGIVKMLSGMAANNGAVYGIISIVIALGAGFGVGMVFRKGGGAH